The DNA segment GGCATAAATGGATGTAACAATTTCAAATTATCCTCCATCAGCGCAATCGCAGCATCAAAAGTTTTGCGATCAATAGGTTGTTGATATGCAGGTTTTATAATTTCCAAAAACCATGAGCAGAAATCATCCCATACTAATTTGTAAATTGACATTAAAGCATCGGAAATTCGGTATTTTTCGAAATGATCTTCAATTTCTACCAAAGTCTGATTCATTTTCGCTTGATACCATTCGATACCAACTCTTGATGATTCAGGTTGTGTAATTTCATCACTTACCTCCCAGCCTTTTATAAGTCTGAAAGCATTCCAAATTTTATTCGAAAAAGCTTTTCCTTGATTGCAAAGTTCTTCGTCAAACATAATATCATTTCCAGCCGACGCACTTAGTAGAAGACCAACGCGAACTCCATCAGCACCAAACTTTTCGATTAGATCTAATGGATCTGGTGAGTTACCTAATGATTTCGACATTTTTCTACGTTGCTTATCGCGAACAAGTCCCGTTAGATAAACGTTGGTAAAAGGTTTTTCACCTGTATATTCGTACCCTGCGATGATCATTCTAGCCACCCAGAAAAACAAAATATCCGGACCTGTTACAAGATCATTCGTTGGATAATAGTATTTAAATTCTTCATTATCGGGATTTACGATTCCGTCAAATACTGACATTGGCCACAGCCAAGAAGAAAACCAAGTATCTAAAGCATCCTTGTCTTGACGTAAATTTTCAGCTTTGAAATCATCAAAACCATCTAATTTCTGAACCATTTCTAATGCTTCTTCACTACTTCTCGCAACTACAAACTGCTCCTTTCCATCTCCATAATAATAGGCAGGAATTTGCTGTCCCCACCATAATTGACGTGATATGTTCCAATCGCGAATATTAGTCAACCAATGACGGTAGGTATTTTCAAATTTAGCAGGATGAAGTTTTATCTCATCATCTTCTAGAACCGCTTTAATCGCTGGCTTTACCAATTCCTCCATTTTTAGAAACCATTGTTCTGAGAGGCGGGGTTCAATTACAGATTTAGTTCTTTCGGAAGTACCTACTTTATTTATATGTGATTCAGTCTTTGCTAATACGCCAAGTTCTTCAAGTTCTTTTGCAATTTCTTTTCGAACAACAAATCTATCTTTTCCATTATAATGCAATGCATAACTATTGAGAGTGGCATCCTCATTAAGGATATCTATAATTTCAAGATTATGTTTTTCGCCCAAAACTTTGTCGTTCATATCGTGAGCAGGAGTTACTTTTAGGCAACCTGTTCCAAATTCTAAATCAACATATTCATCTTCAATGATCGGAATACTTCTTCCAGCAATCGGAACTATTGCTCTTTTACCCCTAAGGTGTGTAAATCTTTCATCAGCAGGATTAATACAAATTGCAGTATCTCCAAAGATCGTTTCTGGTCTTGTGGTGGCAACAGTAAGTGATTCAGAAGTACCTTCAATCTGATAATTAATATAATATAAATTTCCTTGCTGTTCTTCAAATATCACTTCCTCGTCAGAAACTGTAGTGCGCGCTTCAGGATCCCAATTTACCATACGGAACCCGCGATAAATTAAGCCTTTGTTATATAAATCTACGAAAGACTCAATAACTGCGGCAGACATGTCAGGATCCATCGTAAACTTGGTTCTTTCCCAATCACATGAAGCACCCAACTTTTTAAGCTGCTCTAGAATTACTCCTCCGTATTTGTCTGTCCACTCCCAAGCATGCTTCAAAAACTCCTCGCGAGAAAGGTCATTTTTATCAATACCTTGTTCTTTTAATTTCGCAACAACTTTTGCCTCTGTGGCAATTGAAGCGTGATCCGTTCCTGGAACCCAGCAAGCATTAAATCCTTTTAGTCTCGCCCGTCTTATCAGAACATCCTGTATAGTGTTATTAAGCATGTGTCCCATGTGAAGGACGCCAGTAACGTTTGGAGGAGGAATTACAATTGTATAAGGCGTTCTGTGATCTGGTTCAGAATGAAAATAGTTATTTTCCATCCAGTAAGAGTACCATTTGTCTTCGATATTTTTCGCATCAAAATGTGCAGGAATATTCATGTGAGCTTGTTTAGTAAGATTGCCAAAAATTTATGGTCTACTTATTGCAAGTACAAAAATAATGAAATAGTACAGTATACAAAATTAAGAATGATATATTTGTATTTATTGCCAATGACAATTAAATTTGAAATTAATACACAACCATTAAAATAATTACAATGAAAAATTTTTTACTTATCGCAGCAATTGCATTTAGTTCTGTAACTTTTGCACAATCAGGAGCAAAAATTGAGTTTAAAGACAGTGACAACACAATCGATTACGGAAAAGTATCTAAAGATTCTGACAGCGGTTTGAGATCATTCGAATTTAAAAATACCGGAGATGCACCGCTTATAATTACAAATGTTCAGTCAACCTGCGGATGTACAGTTCCTTCTAAACCAGAAGCGCCAATTATGCCTGGAAAAACAGGTAAGATTGATGTAAAATACAATATGGCTCCAGGTCCAATAAGAAAGACAATTACGGTTGAATCCAATGCAGTAAATTATGAGGGCGGAAGAGTACCTTTAAAAATTAAAGGAGAAGTAGTAGTTAAATCTGAAACGAATGTTTTGGAAAAGAAAAAAACTATGATGAGTAAATAAAATAAAAAAAATGCCTTTCAAATCGAGAGGCATTTTTTTTTTATAACATCGCATGTAGTCGAAAAGAAATAGGAATAACTTTACCATCCCGTAATATTTCGAGCTTAATGAGTTTGTCCTCAGCCCCGCGAAGAAGTTTTGTAATTTGATCTAGAGACATCTTGTGTGCAACTTTGCCATTCAGACTAATAAGTTGATCATTTACTTTAACTCCCGCCTCTGCCGCTGAACTTCCTGTTCTCACATTAAATATTTTGAAAATAGGTTTTAGGTCAAATTTATAAACAAAACCATTATTGATTTTAGTTCCCGTGCCGTCGAAAGTTTCTCCCTTATAATTTCCGCTTATTTCTACGCGTTCTTTTACCCATTCCATGCCGTCGTGTTGCAATTTTATTCCACTTTTGTCATAAAGAAATTCTTGTTCAAAGTTTTTATTCGGCTTCAAATAGAGCATTTTATTTTTATAATCAAAAACCTGATCAAATCTTCTCATTACTTCTGCTCCTATCGATCCCAATCTATCGATTGTATTACTAATATTTTGAGTAGAAATAGAATCTGGAAATGAAGTAATAATATTCTCAAATTCAAACTTACCCATTTTTAAAAATTCAATTCTTGCTTTTGCACCAAAAATATCACCGCTGAATCCTCTACCTAAAAAATCAGGAATACTTTTCTGTGGCAGTTCAATTGAATTTGATCTATTGGCAAACAACCATAATGCATCGCTGTTTCCGTTGTCTACAAGAACTTTCGCCAACGTCTCTACTTTTCCGCTTTTCACAACAACATCAATATAAGGTTTGTCTTTAATGATTTCTACGGCAAACTTTTCAAATCTCTTGAGCTTTTGATTCATCCTTTCCGATGGTCTTTTAATCACAATCCGTTTTCGTAGATAATCGATCTCAACAAGGTAATTTTTAAAAAACGCATAGCCTAAAATGCCATTTACAGGAATTCCTACATTTGGCGAAAAATTCACTTCTTGATTCAGCACAATCAAAATACTATGGTTATCATCAAAATAATGGGGTGTTGTTAAATTATTACTTTTAGCAATTAGCGCTTCAATAGCAGCTTGACTACCCATACCCTGCAACTGTAATTTTTCTACATTTTCAAAAATTACATTCTGATTTTCGTCAAGACTAAATAACACAGTTTCGGCAACCCCGGTATCTAATAAAAAAGTTAGATCAACACCGTTTACATTGACATTTACAAAAATTAGATTACTAAGCAGTTGAAAAGGAATTTTTACTGAATTCTTGTTTTTGTCCATTATAAAACCCTCCTGCGCTTGCGAGAACAGAAAAGCAAAAAATAGTATGGTCGAAAGAAAAATTCTCATAAGAATTAATTACTTAAAAGTACTAAAATAGATGGCTACAAACCCAAATTTGATACGTTAAACTATCGAAAAAGTCTAAAAAATAGTGCAAATTTGCATATCAAAATTTAATACTATGCCTAAAGTTTCTCACAAGGGTTCTCAAATGCCCGAATCACCAATTAGAAAATTAGTTCCCTTTGCCGATATTGCCAAGAAAAAAGGACATAAAGTATATCACTTAAACATCGGTCAACCCGATATAAAAACTCCAGAGGTAGCGATGAACGCTATAAAAAATGTAGAAATGGAAGTACTTGAGTACAGCCATTCTGCAGGTTTTGAAAGCTACCGAAACAAATTGGCTGCTTATTACCAAAATCAAAATATCAATGTAAACGCATCCGAAATTATTATAACTACAGGTGGATCAGAAGCACTTATGTTTGCAATGGGAAGCACAATGGACGTTGATGACGAAATTATAATTCCAGAGCCTTTCTACGCTAATTACAATGGATTTTCAACTGCTTCAGGGGTAAACGTCGTGCCAGTTGTTTCAACTATTGATGACGGATTTGCACTTCCTCCAATTGCGGAATTTGAAAAACTAATTACTTCAAAAACCAAAGCAATATTAATTTGCAACCCTGGAAATCCTACTGGATATCTATATTCGAAAGAAGAAATTATGCAGTTGGCAGAAATAGTAAAAAAGCACGACTTATTCCTAATTGCCGACGAAGTTTACAGAGAATTTACCTACGATGGTGACATTCATTATTCAGTAATGAGCATTCCTGGTCTGGAAGAAAATGCAATAATGATCGATTCAGTTTCCAAGCGTTACAGTATGTGTGGTGCGCGAATTGGCTGTATTGTTTCAAAAAACAAGGAACTGATGGCTACTGCAATGAAGTTTGCGCAGGCTAGATTGAGTCCTCCAACTTTTGCACAGATTGCTAGTGAGGCGGCTTTGGAGACTCCGCAAACTTATTTTGACGAGGTGATCTCGGAGTATCGCGAGAGAAGAGATATTTTAATTAAAGCTCTAAAAGATATCGATGGTGTAAAAGTTAGTAGCCCTAAAGGTGCTTTTTATTGCATTGCCGAATTGCCTATCGCAGATGCAGAGAAATTTGCGCAGTGGCTACTTGAAGATTTTGACCTTAACGGAGAGACAGTGATGGTGGCACCTGCCGCTGGTTTCTACTCTACAAAAGGTTTGGGAATGAAAGAAGTTCGCATCGCTTATGTCTTAAAACAAGAGGATTTAATTCGATCAGTCGAGATATTGAAAGCAGCGATTACAGCCTATAACGCGCTTTAATTTTCAGCATTTCACTTATAAAATTTAAAGGTTGTCATTTGGCAACCTTTTTTTTGTTTCGCATTTTTTTTGGGCGAGCCCTTCGCCACAACGTTTTCGTCATTAATGAACTTCTATCCTATCAGTTTTCATAAGAAATTGTAATCTGGCTCAGGTCGGGCTTTCCGTTCCCAATCTTTGTCGTAGCTTTTGCTCCGCAAAGCCACAACAAAGGATTTGCTTCGCCAGTTCGCAAAAGCTCGGGTCCACTACTATCCCTCTCGCAAAACTTCGGTGAGATTCACCATTGCGGTTGCTAGAAATCTTTACTATCTCCAAATTAACCTCACGATAATCTGTCGAAATAATTCCAAAAGCAACTAGGTCTTTTTACTATAAGTACTTTAATAAAACAAGCTGCGGTAAAATGTGAAAATAATTTTTTCTCACGATCTTGTAATTTTTCGCTACTCTTGCAATTTTCTCAGTCCAAACTAATCACGCCCTATCACTTCCATTCCCTAGAATTAAATATCCACTTACTAAACTTCATTCGCCATTTCCTAATCTCGAATCGCCTTTCCACTCTCCTATCTCCAGTCTCCAGTCCCCAATCTCATTCCCCAATTCTCCATTCTCCAATCCCAACCCTCACAATTAGACAAAAAAAAAGCAGGCTTTTTACAGCCTGCTTTAGTTTTTATAAATTTGAAATCCTTATCGTTTTAATGAGAAATGGGCTTTAAATTCTTTGTTTGTTCCGTTTTCTAAGTAGAATACTGTAAACCAGTAATCTGATGATGGAAGTTCTTTTCCGTTGAAAGTTCCGTTCCATCCTTCGCCACTTGGACTGATTTGTTTGATTAGTTTTCCGTAGCGATCAAATATATAAATTTTTGCGCTTAGATCACTAGCTAAGGTTGGAATATTCCAAGTGTCGTTAAATCCATCTCCATTTGGTGTAAAGAAGTGTGGATAGTTAATGGCAAATACTTCCAACACTAAGTCATCTTCACATGAATTTAGATCACGAACTACTACTGTGTGTAGTCCCGGCGTGATGTTTAGGAAGATGCCGTCATTGTCTAAGAATGGACCATTGTCTAATGAATATACATAGTCTCCAAATCCTTCTACCGTAACGGTCAAGGTCTGATTGTCAGTGAACGCATTGCTTACTGTAAAGCCTTCTCCAACTGCAACAGCTGGACCTGATTTAATTACTGTAAAACTTGCTGCCGCTGATGGACATCCTAATGCACTTACACTTGTTGCTACTAACGAGTAAACTCCTGGTGTAACAGTTGTGATGCTATAAGTAGCGTCTACTGCTCCTGCAATGACAACGCCATCAAGTGACCATTCAAATGTATAAAGGGCTGGATCAAGGTTGCTATCCAAAGTCATCCCGCTGTTTAATACTCCGGTTACAAAGTCAACACATAATGCTGGATTGTCTGAAGTAATTACTGGATTTGGAAGCGCTTCGATTGTAATAGCTACCTCTACCGGAAGTGATCTACATCCTGTAGTTGTATTATTTACTGCTGCAAATAAGATTCCTGTACTTGCTGAATAAGCTGTTGCTGGATCAATTGCATTGGTTCCGTCTTGAGCATCTTCTAGAGTTGGGTAGTACGAAACTGTGAATTCTGGCGCTACTTGAGCTCCTAATATTTCGGTGCTAAACAATGTTTCTAAATCGATAATCAAAATTCCATCTGCATCTGTATCACAAGTTGCATAAGCTGTTGGTGTAGTTGATACGGCACCTTCGGCAACTACTAATGTTACTACTGCATAAGATTTACAACTCGTAGCTCCATGAGTAACGGCTACCACTATATCCTGAGGATTGGTAATATTAGTATAAAGGTTTGGCAACTCATTGATTCCTGCTTCGGCATCTGCTTGGTTTAAGTAGTATGCAAATGTGAAATCTGCAAGGTCTTGACCTTCTTCAAGTACTTCGTCGTTGTGAGCGTTTAATGTAAACTCTGCCGTTCCGGTTGCTCCGATATCACAGTATTTGTATTCGGTAGGATCGTTTAACACTGGAAGTCCATTCACAACAATATTCTGCTGAATAATTACATAACAGTTGTCTCCCAAATAATTAACCGATGCGTTCATTACTTTGATCCAGATTGTTGTTGCTGGACCTACATAATTTGTTGGATCGGCAATAGCATTTACGCCATCAATTGCATCTTGCTCGGATAAATAATATTCGAATATCAGGTTTGGATCTTCATCTGCGATATACTCTTCGTTGGCGGTCAAATCAAAGACTCCTTCTTCGCTACCTAATGTATCTTCACAACCTTCGATATCCAATCCAGCTAAATCTGTACGTGGAGTTGGCAATGGCAATACGCGAATATCCATAGTAGTATAGCTCACACATCCGTCTGCAGAGGTTACCATCACGCCAAGTGTTTGTGCATTGGCAATATTGGTGTATGCGGTTGGATCTGTAATAGCATTTGTACCAGCTTGTGCATCTGCCCAACTTGGGAAGTATACAATGCTGTATCCTACAGCTGTTCCTACGATTTCTTCATTTTTTATCGTTAGGTCAAAAACCGTCTGTGGCAAAGTGGTCGTTGGGCCGTCGTCACAAAGTGACAATGGCGTTGGACGTGTAAGCAAGATTGGTAAGTTGACACTAATTTCAAAACTCTTAACTGCGAAACAATCACTATTATCATCATCTATACGAACCCAAATCGTTTGTGGATTTGAAGTGTTGGTATAGAATGTATCTTGGATAATCGGAGCTACTCCAGCATTGGCTGCAGCCTCAGATGTATAATAAGTTACTGTATAAGGTCCTGCTCCTGTTTGTGCATCTACGATAATTGGGGTTTGAACAGTCAAGTCAAAAGTGGTAAAACCATTTTGATTGTTGCTATCCTCATCACATTTTACAATTGGATCAAGTGCTGGAATTTTTGGCGCTGCTGTTACATTTAGTTCGATTGCTAGAATGCTGAAACATCCGGTTAGCGTGTTTTCTGCACGTACCCAAATAAAATCTATAAAGGCAGTGGTATTTTCAAACGGACTTGTCTGAGCAGTAGTTCCTGTTATTGCATCTTGCTCGGTAAGGTGGAACGTCACATCGGTGTTTGGTTCTCCTTGTAATAAATCGGCAACAAGCGCATCTAGATCAAATATCGCAAAACCATTTCCATCTTGATCACACTCTACAACAGGTCCTGTTGGTGGGTATAAAACTGGTAGTGGCACTACACGAAGATCCATGCGGCTTGTTACAAAACATCCAGTAGCAAGATTCTTTACAGTAACCCAAATAGTTTGAGCGTTGCTTATGTTGGTGTATAAAAACGGAAGCGCATTGGTTTGTGCCTCGGCATTTGCTTGGTCAAAGTAAAAAGTTACTTCCATTCCGTCTTGACCGTTTAGGATCATCGGAATAGTTGATTGCAAATCAAATTCTTCTGTTTGATCTCCAGGATTGTTTACATCACAAAGGGTGTAAGCAGGAATTGGAGCTGCTACAAGTGGCAGTGCATTGACAACCAAATCCAACGAAATAACGTCAAAACATCCAGTATCATTATTCTCTACTCGTACCCAAATAGTTTGAGTAGTAGAATTATATGAAGTTACATTCACAATTTCGGCCGTTCCTGCAGTCGCATTTGCTTGTGTAGGATAGAAAGAAACGGTGTGAGTTGTAGGGTCTATAGTATTTAAAATTCCGGCGATTGCAGTAGTCAGATCAAAAGCAGCACTACCATCGGCGTTGTCGTCACAAACTTCCAAAGCTGGAATTTCGGTGGCAACCGGGGTATTATTCACAATCAATTGAAGCTCTACAATATTCGAACAACCTGTAAGTGCAAAAGAGACATTGACCCAAATTGTTTGAAGGTACGGAACGTTGTTATCATAAATTGAAGGCAACGCATTTTCGCCAAATTCTGCATCAGTTAGAGTTTCATGGTAGGTGATAGTAACACCTGCAGGCACTGGACCTCCACTAATTTCTTCATTTGCATCGGCTAAATTAAATGTGCTCCAACCATCGCTATTTGGATCACACACTTCAAGAGGTGTTGGCGTATTTGCCGTTGGCCCTTGGGTTACATTAAGCTGTACTTGAGTGGTATTAAAACATCCTGTTGCAGTATTTTCTACTCTAATGAATACAATTGCTGGTCCGCTCACATAAGGAGTTGGCAGCGCATCAACATCAGCGATGGCATCGGCAAGAGTTAAGTGATACGTTATAACGATACCTGTTGCACCATTCACTTGCGGATTGTTTAGATTTAAATTAAAGGAAGCAGTGTTCACTATTCCATTGCTACAACCATTCATTGCTGCTGGCTCATTGGCAATAGGACGTGCATTGACTACTAGATTGAAAGAAGTTACGGCAAAACATCCGCTTACGGTATTTTCTAGTCGCACCCAGATTTGCGCAGACGCACTGTTGTAAGGAGCCGCTGTACTTATTTCGGTACCGGCAACTCCACCTTGCGCTAATGCCTGAGATGTGTAGTAAGTAACTTCAATATTTGCTTGACCGTTGATGATTTCAGCGGTTTTTGTATTTAAATCAAATGCTTCTATCCCATCTTCAGGAATACTTGTCTCACATAATTGGTAGGCTGTAATTGGCGCAATAGCTGGTTTTGGATTTACAACTAATACCAATGTAGTTGTACTAAAACATTCTGGCGACAATGGATCAAAAACTCGTACCGTTAAAGTATAGGTATTTGCGTTGATGATGCCATAGTTGGTAACATTGGCAATCGGCGTTGTAGATGTATCTGTTTCAAAATATTGAACAGTTAGTCCTGAACCAGCTCCTGCTATCTCATCATTTTTTGTCGTTAAGTTAAAAGCGGCAAGACCATCGTAATTGTCATCGCAAACTTCAAGTGGCGTTGGATCTGTGATGGTAGGAGGACTACCGACTGTAATAGCGGCAGTACCTGTTTGCGCTTGACTGCACGCCGCAGCAGTTGCATCACTCACATTGACCAAATCTACATTCACAGTTCCTACAGTAGCAGTTGAAATTGGTATAGATACAGAATTTCCTGTAGTAGTCGTAATTGTTTGTGGTGCACCACCATCAATAGTATAGGTAAAAGTATAAGGTGCTGTTCCTGCAGCTCCAGTAAAAGTTACCATTGGCTCTGTCGTATTTTGACAAACCGCAGTAGTTCCAGAAATTGTTGCAGTAGGCAAAGCTCTTACGGTAATAATCGCAGTACCTGTTTGATTTTGAGTACAGCTAGGAGTACCTAAATTTTGCACACTAACTAAAGTATAAGTTGTGTTTCCAACAGTTGCGGTTGGTGCAGATATTGTTGCAACACTGCTTCCAGCAGCACTCGTAACTGTCTGAGGTGCTCCGCCATTTACTGTATAGGTAAAAGTATAAGGAAGTGCGCCACCAGCTCCGGTAAAAGTAACCGTAGGATTTGTGTCATTTTGACAAACATTTATTGTACCTGCAATTGTAGCAGTAGGAAGCGGTGCCACATTAATAGTAATAATTTGCGAAACACTTCCTGTACATCCTGTATTTCCACTAGCACTTACTAATTCAACCACTGTCGTAGTTTGCAAGTTTGAAAGCACTAGCGTATTATTAACTGGCGAAACTGTTATAGTTTGATTTGTACCTCCATTTACATTATAAACAATTACAGTTCCCGCTGCAGCATTAAATGTAATTGTCGCAGATTCCCCAACGCATATATTAGTACTACTTGAAGAAATTGAGGCTCCACCTCCAGCACCCACAATAACTATAATTTCTTGAAATGGTCTACAAAGGGGATCGATAGGAGTCGGATTTGCAATTGCATATACATAATATGTTCCCGGAGTATTTGGAAGTGATCCTGGCGTACCTAGAACTGGCGCATCATAGATCGCAAATCCAGCGGCATTGGCAGTTGCAAAGCCAAGTGGGATTCCACCACTATAAACGGTAGCTGCAGTTTGTTGGGAAGTAAAATAAACATACGAAATTCCATCTGCAGCAGTAAAAGATGTCTCTACTGAAAAAGGCGCTGGATCTGCATCAGGACATAAATCTTGTTGAGGCGAAGGATTTTCTATAATCGTAGATGACACTAGGAAATTTCGAATATAAATACAACCTCCAGCATTAATATTTTGAACACTCATCCATATTTCTTGTCCATCACTAACAAATAGCGTCGGATCGGCAATAGGATTGGCAACGTTTTCGGCATCAACTAAACTAGTATGAAAAGCAATTTCATAATCATTCGGATCTAATCCCGCTAAAATTGTTGCAGTGTTCTCTGTAAGATCAAATTCGTTAGTACATTGGACTAAATCAACTGCTTGCGCGGTCTCATTTGGAAATACTTCCACGAGAACATTTTTTGATAAAGTAATTAAATCTCCACATACGTTATATACCGCTGTCGCTGTATAATTGGTAGTTACAGTTGGAGCAACATTTATAGTAGTATTATTTCCCAAATCATTTCCTGCATCATCAGTCCAGTTAAAAGTAACTGCCGATGGACCATTTGGTGTAAATCTCCATGCTTCATTTGAAGCTGACCAGTTTCCAGTATTTCTATTTGGTGGAGTATACGCTAGAGTACCTGTTGCATTTTGAATTCCTATAAGTCCACGACCACTCTCGAAACTATTACATGGAGTTCTATTTTGCACATAAACTTCGATTATGTTAGAAATTTCATATATAACGATTTGATAGGTCTGCAGTCCGAAATTAGTACCACATTGAAAATGCCCTAAGTGATAAAAGTTAATTACCAATTTTCGACAAGGATAGTTACCCATTAATTGATAATTTACTGAAACTTCTGGAGGTGACTGCGATGGATTTGTATCTTGCAAAATTCCATAAATAGCGTTTTTCCAAGGAAATGCTGTATTAGGAATTGTCATTGGAAATTGATATCCCGATCCAGAGTTTGCCGGGTAACTATTAAAGGACACTAGTCCATTTGAACCAACGTTTGCTGTAGTAAATTTATTCCCAAAGAAACAAAAGTCAAAAGGCAGCGGAATATCTCCCGACCACACATCATCTGTTCCTACAGATACAGGAGTAAAACCAGGGCCAAAAAATGCTGCTTGTGGACAATAAGGAATTGACGAAACCTCGTAAGTTGTTGTAGTACCAAGATCTTGATAAGAAGCTGTAAGTTCTCTAACATCTCCAATTTCGCAGATAGGTTCGATATTATTAAATAAATCTATATTACCAGCCAATACTGTGGCGCATCCATTTGAGTTTATAGTTGCAGAAGCATTCTGAGCAGTAATCGGATTATTACAACCATTAAGTGTAGCTGAAAGCAAGGTATATGTAGTTGTTTCTTGTATTAATGGAGTTGTAAATACCGCGGTTCCCGCAGCGTCTAAAGTAACTGTACTAAATAAATTTGAACTTGACTTAATTATTACAAGAGCTCCCGGAGTCCCGGTTATTGTAAAGCTAGCAGAGTTATTTGGGCAGATTGTTACGCCTGTCGAAATTGTAGCAGTTGGCAAATCTACCACTGTGACAGTAGCAGTACCATTTTGTAATTGAA comes from the Flavobacterium ardleyense genome and includes:
- a CDS encoding T9SS type B sorting domain-containing protein, giving the protein MKQAYLLLLLFIFTGVFGNNIDESALSTTPITNMVLLPAATISGTATVCKDTPSQVITFTGSGESAPYTFVYTINGGLPQTVSSTISNSVTVPVPTDVVGVFTYSLVSVSCATPGCFQLQNGTATVTVVDLPTATISTGVTICPNNSASFTITGTPGALVIIKSSSNLFSTVTLDAAGTAVFTTPLIQETTTYTLLSATLNGCNNPITAQNASATINSNGCATVLAGNIDLFNNIEPICEIGDVRELTASYQDLGTTTTYEVSSIPYCPQAAFFGPGFTPVSVGTDDVWSGDIPLPFDFCFFGNKFTTANVGSNGLVSFNSYPANSGSGYQFPMTIPNTAFPWKNAIYGILQDTNPSQSPPEVSVNYQLMGNYPCRKLVINFYHLGHFQCGTNFGLQTYQIVIYEISNIIEVYVQNRTPCNSFESGRGLIGIQNATGTLAYTPPNRNTGNWSASNEAWRFTPNGPSAVTFNWTDDAGNDLGNNTTINVAPTVTTNYTATAVYNVCGDLITLSKNVLVEVFPNETAQAVDLVQCTNEFDLTENTATILAGLDPNDYEIAFHTSLVDAENVANPIADPTLFVSDGQEIWMSVQNINAGGCIYIRNFLVSSTIIENPSPQQDLCPDADPAPFSVETSFTAADGISYVYFTSQQTAATVYSGGIPLGFATANAAGFAIYDAPVLGTPGSLPNTPGTYYVYAIANPTPIDPLCRPFQEIIVIVGAGGGASISSSSTNICVGESATITFNAAAGTVIVYNVNGGTNQTITVSPVNNTLVLSNLQTTTVVELVSASGNTGCTGSVSQIITINVAPLPTATIAGTINVCQNDTNPTVTFTGAGGALPYTFTYTVNGGAPQTVTSAAGSSVATISAPTATVGNTTYTLVSVQNLGTPSCTQNQTGTAIITVRALPTATISGTTAVCQNTTEPMVTFTGAAGTAPYTFTYTIDGGAPQTITTTTGNSVSIPISTATVGTVNVDLVNVSDATAAACSQAQTGTAAITVGSPPTITDPTPLEVCDDNYDGLAAFNLTTKNDEIAGAGSGLTVQYFETDTSTTPIANVTNYGIINANTYTLTVRVFDPLSPECFSTTTLVLVVNPKPAIAPITAYQLCETSIPEDGIEAFDLNTKTAEIINGQANIEVTYYTSQALAQGGVAGTEISTAAPYNSASAQIWVRLENTVSGCFAVTSFNLVVNARPIANEPAAMNGCSNGIVNTASFNLNLNNPQVNGATGIVITYHLTLADAIADVDALPTPYVSGPAIVFIRVENTATGCFNTTQVQLNVTQGPTANTPTPLEVCDPNSDGWSTFNLADANEEISGGPVPAGVTITYHETLTDAEFGENALPSIYDNNVPYLQTIWVNVSFALTGCSNIVELQLIVNNTPVATEIPALEVCDDNADGSAAFDLTTAIAGILNTIDPTTHTVSFYPTQANATAGTAEIVNVTSYNSTTQTIWVRVENNDTGCFDVISLDLVVNALPLVAAPIPAYTLCDVNNPGDQTEEFDLQSTIPMILNGQDGMEVTFYFDQANAEAQTNALPFLYTNISNAQTIWVTVKNLATGCFVTSRMDLRVVPLPVLYPPTGPVVECDQDGNGFAIFDLDALVADLLQGEPNTDVTFHLTEQDAITGTTAQTSPFENTTAFIDFIWVRAENTLTGCFSILAIELNVTAAPKIPALDPIVKCDEDSNNQNGFTTFDLTVQTPIIVDAQTGAGPYTVTYYTSEAAANAGVAPIIQDTFYTNTSNPQTIWVRIDDDNSDCFAVKSFEISVNLPILLTRPTPLSLCDDGPTTTLPQTVFDLTIKNEEIVGTAVGYSIVYFPSWADAQAGTNAITDPTAYTNIANAQTLGVMVTSADGCVSYTTMDIRVLPLPTPRTDLAGLDIEGCEDTLGSEEGVFDLTANEEYIADEDPNLIFEYYLSEQDAIDGVNAIADPTNYVGPATTIWIKVMNASVNYLGDNCYVIIQQNIVVNGLPVLNDPTEYKYCDIGATGTAEFTLNAHNDEVLEEGQDLADFTFAYYLNQADAEAGINELPNLYTNITNPQDIVVAVTHGATSCKSYAVVTLVVAEGAVSTTPTAYATCDTDADGILIIDLETLFSTEILGAQVAPEFTVSYYPTLEDAQDGTNAIDPATAYSASTGILFAAVNNTTTGCRSLPVEVAITIEALPNPVITSDNPALCVDFVTGVLNSGMTLDSNLDPALYTFEWSLDGVVIAGAVDATYSITTVTPGVYSLVATSVSALGCPSAAASFTVIKSGPAVAVGEGFTVSNAFTDNQTLTVTVEGFGDYVYSLDNGPFLDNDGIFLNITPGLHTVVVRDLNSCEDDLVLEVFAINYPHFFTPNGDGFNDTWNIPTLASDLSAKIYIFDRYGKLIKQISPSGEGWNGTFNGKELPSSDYWFTVFYLENGTNKEFKAHFSLKR